One Nitrosomonas sp. PY1 DNA window includes the following coding sequences:
- a CDS encoding protein-L-isoaspartate O-methyltransferase, with amino-acid sequence MNLEIEETRSLMVVQQIRPWYVLDDSVLDMLYKIKREDFVPHENRSLAFVDMKIPLGYGQIMLEPKVEARILQELKITKNDKILEVGSGSGYMTALLAEKGNHVYSVEILPELKLLAEKNLKGYNIQNVTLEQGDAAQGWTKYAPYDVIALTGSTPVLPEVFKQSLNIGGRLFAIVGEDPVMQALLITRTGLTEFTTRNLFETSITPLMNAQQPEKFLF; translated from the coding sequence ATGAATCTCGAAATCGAAGAAACCCGATCTCTTATGGTAGTACAGCAAATTCGTCCATGGTATGTTTTGGATGATAGTGTTTTGGATATGCTATATAAAATTAAACGTGAAGATTTCGTTCCCCATGAAAATCGCTCACTGGCTTTTGTTGATATGAAAATCCCTTTAGGATATGGGCAAATCATGCTTGAACCCAAAGTTGAAGCACGTATTTTACAGGAACTAAAAATTACCAAAAACGATAAAATTTTAGAGGTTGGTAGCGGCAGCGGCTATATGACCGCACTATTAGCTGAAAAAGGCAATCACGTATACAGCGTGGAAATCTTGCCAGAACTTAAATTACTGGCAGAAAAAAATCTAAAAGGGTATAACATTCAGAATGTCACGCTTGAACAAGGCGATGCTGCACAAGGATGGACTAAATATGCCCCTTATGATGTCATCGCGCTCACCGGATCGACTCCAGTACTGCCGGAAGTTTTTAAACAAAGCTTGAATATTGGTGGTCGCCTGTTTGCAATTGTCGGAGAAGATCCAGTCATGCAAGCTTTGTTGATTACGCGTACTGGATTAACTGAGTTTACAACTCGCAATCTTTTTGAAACCAGTATCACTCCCCTAATGAATGCACAACAACCGGAAAAATTTTTATTTTGA
- a CDS encoding TolC family outer membrane protein, translating into MKLWQLILVAFIIAFWHPLLAAADLMGVYQDALAHDAQYRSARAIYEATQEKTIQGRAGFLPNIGVSAARSIQQINPGKVISSTTGMPVNPPENTIHTGSVVVTATQPLFRMENIIIYQQSKTEVSRADAQFIVAGQDLILRVSQAYFDVLDAQIDIEVVETQKKAIQKQLEQAKRNFEVGTATIVDTNEAQARYDLTLSQEIAARNALEIRKRTLQSVTTHFPEHLTGAKEIISELTGLKYKTMDEWVQVAESQNFTLKIQQAAYELALQEVKRINAQHYPTLDLVAQYSAQENVGAAITGRGIDLISKSIGVQLNVPIFQGFSVQSKVREAIALKEKSYHDLENTRRNITLQVRQQYLNVTNGIAQVKALKQAYKSSQTQLESTMLGQQVGVRTEVDVLNAQQQMYAAKRDLAKAYHSYLMSRLRLTAETGELDEDALIQVNAMLVK; encoded by the coding sequence ATGAAACTGTGGCAACTGATTCTAGTCGCATTCATCATTGCCTTCTGGCATCCCCTGCTCGCAGCGGCGGATTTGATGGGGGTATACCAAGATGCGTTGGCACACGATGCGCAGTACCGTTCAGCACGAGCTATTTATGAAGCAACCCAAGAAAAGACGATTCAGGGTCGAGCCGGCTTTTTACCGAATATTGGAGTTTCTGCGGCTCGCTCTATTCAACAAATCAACCCAGGAAAAGTAATTTCCTCTACTACAGGGATGCCGGTTAATCCTCCTGAAAATACTATCCATACGGGAAGCGTTGTCGTGACTGCAACGCAACCGCTGTTTCGTATGGAAAACATCATTATCTACCAGCAATCGAAAACAGAGGTAAGTCGAGCCGATGCGCAATTTATCGTGGCTGGACAGGATTTGATTTTACGCGTTTCACAAGCCTATTTTGATGTCTTGGATGCACAAATCGATATAGAAGTCGTTGAAACACAGAAAAAAGCCATCCAAAAACAATTAGAGCAAGCCAAGCGTAATTTTGAAGTAGGCACTGCCACTATTGTAGATACCAATGAAGCGCAAGCACGTTACGATTTAACGCTATCGCAAGAAATTGCTGCCCGGAATGCGCTGGAAATCCGGAAGCGCACGCTGCAAAGTGTCACGACCCACTTTCCTGAGCATCTGACAGGTGCGAAAGAAATTATCTCTGAATTGACAGGGTTGAAATACAAAACCATGGACGAATGGGTGCAAGTCGCTGAATCACAAAACTTTACGTTAAAAATACAGCAGGCTGCCTATGAACTAGCACTTCAGGAGGTTAAAAGAATCAACGCGCAACACTATCCAACATTAGATTTGGTTGCCCAATATAGCGCTCAAGAAAATGTGGGTGCAGCAATTACCGGCCGCGGTATTGATCTCATATCAAAATCCATTGGAGTACAACTCAATGTCCCGATATTTCAAGGCTTTTCGGTACAGTCCAAGGTTCGTGAAGCAATAGCGTTAAAAGAAAAGTCCTACCACGATTTGGAAAATACCCGACGCAACATTACCTTACAAGTGCGCCAACAGTATCTGAATGTTACCAACGGTATTGCACAAGTCAAAGCACTTAAACAAGCTTACAAATCTAGTCAAACACAGTTGGAATCAACAATGTTGGGGCAACAAGTTGGCGTCCGAACCGAGGTCGATGTTTTAAATGCACAACAACAAATGTATGCTGCCAAACGTGATTTAGCCAAAGCTTATCACAGCTATTTAATGTCACGGTTACGCTTAACCGCAGAAACCGGTGAGTTAGATGAAGACGCTTTGATACAAGTCAATGCTATGCTGGTTAAGTAG
- a CDS encoding phage holin family protein, producing MLPKLLTETLAAETAKLWKGSVRLAIIMAFLGLSVMAMIVGVIFVLIGLYLSLAEIMPYWQAGAIVGGGVFLLAALLLIIISQQGGRSAPPKPPKNVNRLAAQVSPDDSTTQLGSVIGDIVAKSNVKKSDIVLTVLISGIILGASPSLRQQILNAISEITKSKDK from the coding sequence ATGCTACCAAAATTGTTGACAGAAACGCTTGCTGCTGAAACAGCTAAGCTGTGGAAGGGATCAGTCAGATTGGCCATAATCATGGCCTTTCTGGGCTTGTCCGTAATGGCAATGATCGTGGGTGTAATTTTTGTGCTCATTGGTTTGTATTTGTCGTTAGCCGAGATAATGCCTTACTGGCAAGCTGGAGCAATTGTTGGTGGAGGAGTATTTTTACTTGCTGCGCTGCTACTAATAATTATCTCTCAGCAAGGTGGAAGAAGTGCGCCACCGAAACCACCGAAAAATGTTAATCGTCTAGCCGCACAGGTTTCCCCTGATGATTCTACTACTCAATTAGGATCGGTAATTGGAGATATTGTTGCCAAGTCAAATGTTAAAAAAAGCGACATTGTACTGACGGTTCTAATCTCTGGCATAATACTTGGTGCTAGTCCTAGTTTACGTCAACAGATATTGAATGCCATCTCAGAAATAACTAAGTCTAAAGATAAGTGA
- a CDS encoding transposase, whose amino-acid sequence MQGKQTHQQELFSTIDLESFIPKDHLLRKVDKLLDLDFLYDLTEELYCLDNGRASIDPVLFFRMQLISYLFGIESDRQLCRDIHLNLAYR is encoded by the coding sequence ATGCAAGGCAAGCAAACGCATCAACAGGAATTATTCTCGACGATAGATCTGGAAAGCTTCATTCCTAAGGATCATTTGTTACGTAAGGTGGATAAGCTATTAGATTTAGACTTTTTGTATGATCTGACAGAAGAGCTCTACTGTTTGGACAATGGACGAGCTTCCATCGATCCGGTATTGTTTTTTCGGATGCAATTGATCAGTTATCTGTTTGGGATTGAGTCTGACCGCCAGCTTTGCCGTGATATCCACTTAAATTTGGCATATCGCTG
- a CDS encoding undecaprenyl-diphosphate phosphatase: MDFILLLKALILGVVEGMTEFLPISSTGHLILVGSLLDFNDERGMVFTIAIQFGAILAVCWEYRNKVIQVISGVGRNATANQFVMNLMIAFLPAAILGFFFIKIIKDYLFHPIPIAIALIIGGLLILWVERREHPIEVANVDDMNWKHALKIGCAQCLALIPGTSRSGATIIGGLLFGLSRKTAAEFSFFLAIPTMFAATVYDVYKNRELLEWGDLSMFAVGFVSAFISALIAVRGLVRFVSNHDFTIFAWYRIVFGIMVLLTAYSGMIEWSKN, encoded by the coding sequence ATGGATTTTATTTTATTATTAAAAGCGCTCATTCTAGGTGTAGTGGAAGGAATGACGGAATTTCTTCCCATTTCTTCCACTGGCCATTTAATTTTGGTTGGTAGTTTGTTAGATTTCAATGATGAGCGTGGCATGGTATTTACGATTGCTATTCAGTTTGGAGCCATTCTGGCGGTTTGTTGGGAATATCGTAATAAGGTAATACAAGTGATCAGTGGTGTAGGTCGTAATGCTACTGCCAATCAGTTTGTGATGAATCTCATGATTGCATTTTTACCGGCTGCAATATTGGGATTCTTCTTCATTAAGATCATTAAAGACTATTTATTTCATCCTATCCCGATTGCGATCGCGTTGATTATCGGTGGTTTATTGATTTTGTGGGTAGAGCGTCGAGAACATCCCATCGAAGTAGCAAACGTTGATGACATGAATTGGAAGCATGCGCTCAAAATAGGTTGTGCGCAATGTTTGGCGCTTATCCCCGGTACATCGCGTTCAGGCGCCACTATTATCGGTGGATTACTTTTTGGCTTGTCTCGAAAAACTGCTGCAGAATTTTCTTTTTTCCTGGCGATTCCTACGATGTTCGCTGCAACGGTCTATGATGTTTACAAAAATCGTGAATTACTCGAGTGGGGGGACCTCAGTATGTTCGCGGTTGGTTTCGTCTCCGCTTTTATCAGTGCATTAATCGCAGTACGAGGATTGGTTCGTTTTGTTAGTAATCATGATTTTACGATTTTTGCTTGGTATCGTATCGTGTTTGGTATCATGGTGTTACTGACAGCGTATAGCGGTATGATTGAATGGTCTAAAAATTAA
- a CDS encoding YqjD family protein: MATTDEFSKEMDQMKKDFANLRNDIGSILTSVKDLAEKQGQNVADLAHDAEKTVKKQAREVGVNMEKYIEERPLTSALVAFGGGFIIGMLLSNRR, from the coding sequence ATGGCAACAACAGATGAATTCAGTAAAGAAATGGATCAGATGAAAAAAGACTTTGCTAATCTGCGTAATGATATTGGATCGATATTGACTTCAGTGAAGGATCTGGCAGAAAAACAGGGGCAAAATGTTGCTGATTTGGCTCATGATGCTGAAAAAACTGTCAAAAAACAAGCTAGGGAAGTGGGAGTAAATATGGAAAAATATATTGAAGAACGACCTTTAACCAGTGCGCTTGTGGCTTTTGGTGGTGGTTTTATAATCGGTATGCTATTGAGTAATAGGCGTTAG
- the thiC gene encoding phosphomethylpyrimidine synthase ThiC produces the protein MNSILNPKLFSNTSAQVDAAAIKPLPNSRKIYVQGSRSDLRVPMREIRQSDTTTSKSAEKNPSIWVYDTSGPYTDSSAKIDIREGLPALRENWIAERSDTEILSSHNSTYSQSRLNDPQLAGMRFNLQRKPRRSKAGLNVTQMHYARRGLITPEMEYIAIRENQRVEVFNAEHHAILTRQHPGHDFGASLPKMITPEFVRDEVARGRAIIPANINHPESEPMIIGRNFLVKINANIGNSALGSSIQEEVEKMTWAIRWGGDTVMDLSTGKNIHETREWIIRNSPVPIGTVPIYQALEKVDGKAEELTWEIFRDTLLEQAEQGVDYFTIHAGVRLAYVPMTAKRMTGIVSRGGSIMAKWCLAHHQESFLYTHFEDICEIMKAYDVSFSLGDGLRPGSIHDANDEAQFAELKTLGELTQIAWKHDVQTMIEGPGHVPMHLIKENMDLQLKYCDEAPFYTLGPLTTDIAPGYDHITSAIGAAMIGWYGTAMLCYVTPKEHLGLPDKDDVKDGIITYKIAAHAADLAKGHPGAQVRDNALSKARFEFRWEDQFNLSLDPDKAQQFHDETLPQEGAKVAHFCSMCGPHFCSMKITQDVRDYAASQGVADDEALQLGMVQKSAEFKEKGSEIYGKL, from the coding sequence ATGAATTCAATTTTAAACCCAAAGCTTTTTTCCAATACTTCTGCGCAAGTCGATGCTGCGGCGATTAAGCCGCTACCGAATTCCCGGAAAATCTATGTGCAAGGATCGCGTTCCGATCTCCGCGTACCTATGCGTGAAATTCGTCAAAGCGACACAACTACGAGTAAAAGCGCAGAAAAAAACCCATCTATTTGGGTGTACGATACTTCAGGCCCCTATACCGATTCATCGGCGAAAATCGATATCCGCGAAGGACTACCTGCACTGCGTGAAAATTGGATTGCTGAGCGGAGCGATACAGAAATATTATCCAGCCACAATTCGACTTACAGTCAATCTCGCCTAAATGATCCTCAATTGGCTGGCATGCGTTTTAATTTACAGCGAAAACCTCGCCGTAGCAAAGCCGGTTTGAATGTTACCCAGATGCATTATGCGCGTCGTGGTCTCATTACGCCAGAAATGGAGTACATCGCTATTCGAGAAAATCAGCGTGTGGAAGTTTTTAATGCGGAACATCATGCAATACTGACGCGTCAACATCCGGGGCACGATTTTGGTGCATCTTTGCCTAAAATGATTACGCCGGAATTCGTTCGCGACGAAGTAGCACGTGGACGCGCCATTATTCCAGCCAACATCAATCATCCAGAATCCGAGCCCATGATCATAGGGCGCAATTTTTTGGTTAAGATCAACGCAAATATCGGTAACTCTGCGTTAGGCTCTAGTATCCAGGAAGAAGTTGAAAAAATGACTTGGGCGATTCGTTGGGGGGGTGATACCGTAATGGATTTGTCTACTGGCAAAAACATCCATGAAACCCGCGAATGGATTATTCGTAATAGTCCGGTACCAATTGGTACTGTACCGATTTATCAAGCATTAGAGAAAGTCGATGGCAAAGCGGAAGAACTGACCTGGGAAATTTTTCGTGATACTTTGCTAGAGCAAGCCGAGCAAGGCGTTGATTATTTCACTATTCATGCGGGGGTACGCTTGGCTTATGTACCGATGACAGCAAAGCGTATGACTGGTATCGTATCTCGCGGCGGTTCAATCATGGCAAAGTGGTGCTTGGCGCACCATCAAGAAAGCTTTCTATATACGCATTTTGAAGATATTTGTGAGATTATGAAAGCGTATGATGTCAGTTTCTCGCTTGGCGATGGTTTGCGTCCAGGTTCTATTCATGATGCGAATGATGAAGCGCAGTTTGCCGAGCTCAAAACGCTCGGCGAATTAACACAAATTGCGTGGAAGCATGATGTGCAGACCATGATTGAAGGACCTGGTCATGTGCCGATGCATTTAATCAAAGAGAACATGGATTTGCAGTTGAAATATTGCGATGAAGCACCTTTTTATACGCTCGGTCCACTGACAACCGATATTGCACCTGGTTATGATCACATTACGTCTGCGATTGGCGCTGCAATGATCGGGTGGTATGGTACGGCAATGTTGTGTTATGTCACACCCAAAGAGCACCTCGGCTTGCCAGATAAAGATGATGTCAAAGACGGTATCATTACTTATAAAATAGCTGCACACGCAGCCGATTTGGCAAAAGGTCACCCCGGTGCGCAAGTCCGTGATAATGCGTTATCGAAAGCACGTTTCGAATTCCGTTGGGAAGATCAATTTAATTTGAGTCTCGATCCTGACAAAGCGCAACAGTTTCACGATGAAACCTTACCGCAAGAGGGTGCCAAGGTGGCACACTTTTGCTCAATGTGTGGGCCGCATTTTTGTTCCATGAAAATTACACAGGATGTTCGTGATTATGCTGCTAGCCAGGGCGTTGCCGATGACGAAGCTTTACAGCTGGGAATGGTGCAAAAATCAGCGGAATTTAAGGAAAAAGGATCTGAAATTTACGGTAAATTGTAA
- a CDS encoding PilT/PilU family type 4a pilus ATPase — protein MDKDQATKFMHDLLRLMLSKKASDLFITAGFPPALKIDGKMTPVSQQLLSALHTETLARAIMNEKQAIEFEASKEANFAINPTGIGRFRVNTFVQQQRVGIVLRTITTKIPEFDDLGLPQVLKEVVMSKRGLVIFVGGTGSGKSTSMASLIGHRNKNSHGHIITIEDPVEYVHEHINCVITQREVGVDTDSWEAALKNTLRQAPDVILIGEIRDRETMEHAIAFAETGHLCMGTLHANSANQALDRIINFFPEERRMQLLMDLSLNLKALVAQRLIPAKSGKGRVAAIEVLLNSPLIADLIFKGDVHEIKEIMKKSRELGMQTFDTALFELYEAGKIGYEDAMRNADSMNELRLQIKLRGNEVKEKDFSSGIEHLTIT, from the coding sequence ATGGATAAAGATCAAGCAACAAAATTTATGCATGATTTACTGCGTTTGATGTTAAGCAAAAAAGCATCGGACTTATTCATTACTGCCGGATTCCCACCGGCATTAAAGATAGATGGAAAAATGACCCCGGTTTCTCAACAATTACTGTCAGCACTCCACACTGAAACGCTTGCACGGGCAATTATGAATGAGAAACAAGCGATAGAGTTTGAAGCAAGTAAAGAAGCCAATTTCGCAATTAATCCCACGGGCATAGGGCGTTTTCGTGTCAATACTTTCGTACAGCAACAGCGTGTCGGGATTGTGCTGCGAACCATTACTACTAAAATTCCTGAGTTTGATGATTTAGGACTTCCGCAAGTACTGAAAGAAGTCGTTATGAGCAAACGAGGTTTAGTAATTTTTGTTGGCGGTACCGGTTCTGGAAAATCGACCTCAATGGCATCACTCATTGGTCATCGTAATAAAAATAGCCATGGCCATATCATTACCATTGAAGATCCTGTGGAGTATGTTCACGAACATATTAACTGCGTTATCACACAACGTGAAGTCGGAGTTGATACTGATTCATGGGAAGCAGCTCTAAAAAATACCTTGCGACAAGCACCTGATGTTATTTTGATCGGCGAGATACGTGATCGTGAAACGATGGAACATGCAATCGCATTTGCAGAAACAGGGCATTTATGCATGGGCACCTTACACGCAAACAGTGCAAATCAGGCATTAGATCGCATTATCAATTTTTTCCCGGAAGAGCGACGCATGCAATTACTGATGGATCTATCTTTGAATCTTAAAGCGCTGGTTGCACAACGCTTGATTCCCGCAAAAAGTGGCAAGGGCCGCGTAGCAGCGATTGAAGTATTGCTCAATTCACCGTTGATTGCTGATCTAATTTTTAAAGGCGATGTACATGAAATCAAAGAAATTATGAAGAAATCGCGCGAGCTTGGAATGCAAACATTTGATACAGCGCTTTTTGAGTTGTATGAAGCAGGAAAAATTGGTTATGAAGATGCCATGAGAAATGCGGACTCCATGAATGAACTTCGCTTACAAATAAAACTAAGGGGTAACGAAGTTAAAGAAAAAGACTTTTCCTCTGGAATAGAGCATCTGACAATAACCTAG
- a CDS encoding porin, with translation MQTESLHANSFMNYLKNKELELGGWIHGGATFNPSQSNGFNGPVIFADEANRFQLNQLNLFMRRGVRSSGNTFDWGGRFDFMFGTDSIFTQAFGVPAYDVNSGEPLKRNDWDLDLCCNSTKTYGIALPQAYLKAYVPVGNGLVVKLGHFYTPTGFETVPAPENFFYTRGYTMNIGEPFTHTGMLASYNVNSNWNILAGAVTGSATGGWDGGWNRQLGNWSGLGGFTWNSDNKATTLHFSGTYGETSSHSSEIWAFYNIVLQHKITPKTLLVLHHVYGYAGGILLNNLKYTNAVKNAEWMSALVHLYYDLTENVSIGFRGEWFRDEAGFRNPSPYRVSADVGDVNGTAISFAGNLSSVTVTPADYYDATIGLNWKAARSLQLKWDWLKKLTLRTNIRYDRVDALNPPAYRPFGGNKDQILFSMDFVLPF, from the coding sequence ATGCAGACCGAAAGCCTTCACGCCAATAGTTTTATGAATTATTTAAAAAACAAAGAACTAGAGCTTGGCGGTTGGATTCATGGCGGGGCAACATTTAATCCTAGTCAGAGTAATGGTTTTAATGGTCCGGTTATTTTTGCTGACGAAGCCAATCGGTTTCAGTTGAATCAATTGAATTTGTTCATGCGCCGTGGAGTTAGGAGTTCAGGTAATACCTTCGATTGGGGCGGTCGCTTTGATTTTATGTTTGGAACTGACTCCATATTTACCCAGGCATTCGGTGTACCAGCTTATGACGTCAATTCCGGTGAGCCGCTAAAAAGGAATGACTGGGATCTCGATCTATGTTGTAACTCGACAAAAACCTATGGTATCGCGCTACCACAAGCTTATCTGAAAGCATATGTGCCTGTTGGTAACGGGCTTGTCGTCAAACTGGGTCACTTTTATACGCCAACAGGGTTTGAAACGGTTCCGGCACCGGAGAATTTTTTCTATACTCGGGGTTATACCATGAATATTGGAGAACCTTTCACGCATACTGGAATGTTGGCAAGTTATAATGTTAATAGCAACTGGAATATTTTGGCGGGAGCGGTTACCGGTAGTGCAACCGGTGGTTGGGATGGTGGCTGGAATAGACAACTTGGTAATTGGAGTGGTCTTGGCGGCTTTACATGGAACTCCGATAACAAGGCTACTACCCTGCATTTTTCTGGTACCTATGGTGAAACTTCTAGTCATAGTAGTGAAATATGGGCCTTTTACAATATCGTATTGCAACACAAAATTACTCCTAAAACGCTATTAGTTTTGCACCATGTTTATGGGTATGCGGGCGGTATATTACTGAATAATCTCAAATATACTAATGCCGTTAAAAATGCGGAATGGATGAGTGCACTCGTGCATTTATACTATGATTTAACCGAAAATGTATCGATCGGTTTCCGCGGGGAATGGTTCCGTGATGAAGCTGGTTTCCGCAATCCATCCCCATATCGCGTCTCCGCTGACGTTGGGGACGTAAACGGTACAGCAATCAGTTTTGCTGGTAACTTGAGCAGCGTCACAGTCACCCCGGCTGATTATTACGATGCAACTATTGGACTGAATTGGAAAGCGGCTCGTTCATTGCAGCTCAAATGGGATTGGTTAAAAAAGCTTACCCTTCGCACCAATATTCGCTACGACCGTGTTGATGCGCTTAATCCGCCTGCTTATAGACCATTCGGGGGAAACAAAGATCAGATACTGTTTTCAATGGATTTCGTATTGCCTTTTTAG
- a CDS encoding type IV pilus twitching motility protein PilT: protein MSILELLAFVVKNGASDLHLSSGMPPMIRVHGEIRRINLPEMEHKEVHSMVYDIMNDSQRKAYEEHLECDFSFAVPNLARFRVNAFNTQRGAATVMRTIPSKVLTLEDIKAPKVFAEIAKQPRGVVLVTGPTGSGKSTTLAAMINDINENDYGHILTLEDPIEFVHESKKCLINQREVGRDTLSFSNALRSALREDPDIILVGEMRDLETIRLAMTAAETGHLVFGTLHTSSAAKTIDRIIDVFPAEEKEMIRAMLSESLRAVISQTLLKTKDGKGRVAAHEIMIGTPAIRNLIREGKVAQMYSAIQTGQGAGMQTLDQNLTDLVKRGVVSTAEARTQAMNKDNFRV from the coding sequence ATGAGTATATTGGAGCTACTGGCTTTTGTAGTCAAAAATGGTGCATCAGATTTACATCTTTCATCCGGTATGCCCCCCATGATTCGAGTACATGGTGAGATTCGTCGAATCAATTTGCCTGAAATGGAACATAAAGAAGTACACAGCATGGTGTACGACATTATGAACGACAGTCAAAGAAAAGCTTACGAGGAACATCTCGAGTGTGATTTTTCGTTTGCTGTTCCGAATCTGGCACGCTTTCGTGTTAATGCATTCAATACTCAACGAGGCGCGGCAACAGTAATGCGAACAATTCCCTCCAAAGTACTTACTTTGGAGGATATTAAAGCACCGAAAGTTTTTGCAGAAATTGCCAAACAACCGCGTGGTGTAGTTTTAGTAACAGGTCCAACAGGCTCCGGTAAATCGACAACTTTGGCAGCCATGATTAATGACATCAATGAAAATGATTACGGGCACATTTTAACATTAGAAGATCCAATCGAGTTTGTGCATGAAAGCAAAAAATGCCTGATTAACCAAAGGGAAGTTGGAAGGGATACGTTAAGTTTCTCAAATGCTTTACGTTCAGCTTTACGTGAGGATCCTGACATCATTCTCGTGGGTGAGATGCGGGATTTGGAAACGATACGTTTAGCTATGACTGCAGCGGAAACCGGACATCTGGTTTTTGGTACCTTACATACTAGCTCTGCTGCTAAAACAATCGATCGTATTATTGACGTATTTCCAGCAGAGGAAAAAGAAATGATCCGCGCGATGCTATCCGAATCATTACGTGCGGTTATTTCGCAAACATTGCTAAAAACGAAAGACGGCAAAGGCCGTGTTGCTGCACATGAAATCATGATTGGCACTCCAGCTATCCGAAATCTAATACGAGAAGGTAAGGTAGCACAAATGTATTCGGCCATTCAAACCGGGCAGGGTGCAGGTATGCAAACGCTTGACCAGAATTTAACAGATCTAGTGAAACGTGGCGTTGTTTCAACGGCTGAAGCGCGTACGCAAGCAATGAATAAAGATAATTTCAGAGTTTAG